The following proteins are co-located in the Bos indicus isolate NIAB-ARS_2022 breed Sahiwal x Tharparkar chromosome 8, NIAB-ARS_B.indTharparkar_mat_pri_1.0, whole genome shotgun sequence genome:
- the ADI1 gene encoding acireductone dioxygenase — translation MVEAWYMDEAADDPRLPHRAEPARPVGLEQLRRLGVLYWKLDADKYENDPELEKIRKERNYSWVDIITISKDKLPNYEEKIKMFFEEHLHLDEEIRYILDGSGYFDVRDQEDRWIRISMEKGDMITLPAGIYHRFTLDEKNYVKAMRLFVGDPVWTPYNRPSDHLEARTQYLEFLAQSA, via the exons ATGGTGGAGGCCTGGTACATGGACGAGGCGGCCGACGACCCGCGGCTGCCGCACCGCGCCGAGCCCGCGCGCCCTGTCGGCCTGGAGCAGCTGCGCCGGCTCGGGGTCCTTTACTGGAAG CTGGATGCAGACAAATACGAGAACGATCCAGAATTAGAGAAGATCCGCAAAGAGAGAAACTACTCCTGGGTGGACATCATAACCATAAGCAAAGACAAACTACCGAATTACGAGGAAAAG atcaAGATGTTCTTTGAGGAGCACTTACACCTGGACGAGGAGATCCGCTACATCCTGGACGGCAGCGGGTACTTTGACGTGCGGGACCAGGAGGACCGCTGGATCCGGATCTCCATGGAGAAGGGGGACATGATCACCCTGCCCGCCGGCATCTACCACCGCTTCACGCTGGACGAGAAG AACTACGTGAAGGCCATGCGGCTGTTCGTGGGAGACCCCGTGTGGACGCCATACAACCGGCCGTCGGACCACCTCGAGGCCCGGACGCAATACCTGGAGTTCCTGGCGCAGTCGGCCTAG